The Streptomyces sp. DH-12 genome has a window encoding:
- a CDS encoding maleylpyruvate isomerase family mycothiol-dependent enzyme produces MPPARKRPRSYDPARTRAAVLAQFGHVRTAVRALTPEQLAAPTRLGDWTVRQLVAHIGTALLAVDRLLDEPEPARQDARLLDWPSAVAADAGAIADTAHRLAAGHPDLDAYLADAERRFTARLDTHPGGRLLPTSAGALPLADYVVTRAVELVVHTDDLNAAVPGLDVPYDRQAQATCVRLLADALAAKAPGGSTEVRVPPFAVVQCVEGPRHTRGTPPNVVETDPLTWIRLAGGRLSWPDAVASAAVGASGERADLGPYLPLLG; encoded by the coding sequence ATGCCACCGGCCAGGAAACGCCCCCGCTCCTACGACCCCGCCAGGACCCGCGCCGCCGTCCTGGCCCAGTTCGGGCACGTACGCACGGCGGTCCGCGCCCTCACCCCGGAGCAGCTCGCCGCGCCGACCCGGCTCGGCGACTGGACCGTCCGGCAGCTGGTCGCCCACATCGGCACCGCGCTGCTGGCCGTGGACCGGCTGCTGGACGAGCCGGAGCCCGCCCGGCAGGACGCGCGGCTCCTCGACTGGCCCTCGGCCGTCGCCGCCGACGCCGGCGCCATCGCGGACACCGCGCACCGGCTCGCGGCCGGCCACCCCGACCTCGACGCCTACCTCGCGGACGCCGAGCGGCGCTTCACCGCCCGCCTCGACACCCACCCCGGCGGCAGGCTGCTCCCGACCAGCGCGGGCGCCCTGCCCCTCGCCGACTACGTCGTCACCCGCGCCGTGGAGCTCGTCGTCCACACCGACGACCTGAACGCCGCGGTCCCCGGCCTGGACGTCCCGTACGACCGGCAGGCGCAGGCCACCTGCGTCCGGCTGCTGGCCGACGCGCTCGCCGCGAAGGCGCCCGGCGGCTCGACGGAGGTGCGCGTCCCGCCGTTCGCCGTGGTCCAGTGCGTCGAGGGCCCCCGGCACACCCGGGGCACCCCGCCGAACGTCGTCGAGACCGACCCGCTCACCTGGATCCGGCTGGCCGGCGGCCGTCTCTCCTGGCCGGACGCCGTGGCCTCCGCCGCGGTCGGCGCCAGCGGCGAGCGCGCGGACCTCGGGCCGTATCTGCCGCTGCTCGGCTGA
- a CDS encoding META domain-containing protein has product MDRHKHTARRTLTAVAVLVVPLAAACGSEKAGAGSGAAEAERPVTGVRWTVDSVTVDGATHRAPDGAHLTLGEDGRATGSYGCNLFEARVRTDGDRVRITRPETTLRACDEQVMRGESAVSRVLAAGELKADVAGDRLTLTAASGDTVRLSETEDSPLHGTRWNVTTPDGAGRAHLTFDEKRGAVSGNLGCNQVNADATVRDGHITLGVPSLTRMMCEDSLMDAEKALTKLFNGTAAYAVDGDTLTLTSENGTEMRAVAAR; this is encoded by the coding sequence ATGGACCGACACAAGCACACCGCGCGCAGGACCCTGACGGCCGTCGCCGTGCTCGTCGTCCCGCTCGCCGCGGCCTGCGGCAGCGAGAAGGCGGGCGCCGGCAGCGGCGCCGCCGAGGCGGAGCGGCCGGTCACCGGCGTCCGCTGGACCGTCGACAGCGTCACCGTCGACGGCGCCACCCACCGTGCCCCCGACGGAGCCCACCTCACCCTCGGCGAGGACGGCCGGGCCACCGGCAGCTACGGCTGCAACCTCTTCGAGGCCCGCGTCCGCACCGACGGCGACCGCGTCCGCATCACCCGCCCGGAGACCACCCTGCGGGCCTGCGACGAGCAGGTCATGCGGGGCGAGAGCGCCGTCTCCCGCGTCCTGGCCGCCGGAGAACTCAAGGCCGACGTGGCGGGCGACCGCCTGACACTGACCGCCGCGTCCGGAGACACCGTGCGCCTCAGCGAGACCGAGGACAGCCCGTTGCACGGCACCCGCTGGAACGTCACCACCCCCGACGGCGCCGGCCGCGCCCACCTCACCTTCGACGAGAAGCGCGGCGCGGTCTCCGGGAACCTGGGCTGCAACCAGGTGAACGCCGACGCCACCGTGCGCGACGGCCATATCACCCTCGGCGTCCCGTCCCTGACCCGAATGATGTGCGAAGACTCACTCATGGACGCCGAGAAGGCTTTGACGAAGCTCTTCAACGGCACCGCCGCCTACGCCGTCGACGGCGACACCCTGACCCTGACCAGCGAAAACGGCACCGAGATGCGGGCCGTCGCGGCCCGCTGA
- the purF gene encoding amidophosphoribosyltransferase yields the protein MPRGDGRLNHDLLPGEKGPQDACGVFGVWAPGEEVAKLTYFGLYALQHRGQESAGIAVSNGSQILVFKDMGLVSQVFDETSLGSLQGHIAVGHARYSTTGASVWENAQPTFRATAHGSIALGHNGNLVNTAQLAGMVAELPKENGRAPKVAATNDTDLITALLAGQRAADGEPVTVEQAAHVVLPKVQGAFSLVFMDENTLYAARDPQGIRPLVLGRLERGWVVASESAALDICGASYVREIEPGEFVAIDENGLRTSRFAEAKPKGCVFEYVYLARPDTDIAGRNVYLSRVEMGRRLAAEAPAEADLVIATPESGTPAAIGYAEASGIPFGAGLVKNAYVGRTFIQPSQTIRQLGIRLKLNPLKEVIKGKRLVVVDDSIVRGNTQRALVRMLREAGAAEVHIRISSPPVKWPCFFGIDFATRAELIANGMTIEEIGTSLGADSLAYISLDGMIEATTIAKPNLCRACFDGEYPMELPDPELLGKQLLETELAAGTAAPAAVDAIRRP from the coding sequence GTGCCACGTGGTGACGGACGACTCAACCACGACCTGCTCCCCGGAGAGAAGGGCCCCCAGGACGCCTGCGGCGTCTTCGGTGTCTGGGCTCCGGGTGAAGAGGTCGCCAAGCTCACGTACTTCGGGCTCTACGCCCTCCAGCATCGGGGCCAGGAATCCGCGGGAATCGCGGTCAGCAACGGCTCCCAGATCCTCGTCTTCAAGGACATGGGCCTGGTGTCCCAGGTCTTCGACGAGACCTCCCTCGGCTCCCTCCAGGGTCACATCGCGGTCGGTCACGCCCGCTACTCGACCACCGGCGCCTCCGTGTGGGAGAACGCCCAGCCGACGTTCCGCGCCACCGCGCACGGATCCATCGCGCTCGGGCACAACGGCAACCTGGTGAACACGGCGCAGCTCGCCGGCATGGTCGCCGAGCTCCCCAAGGAGAACGGCCGCGCGCCCAAGGTGGCCGCGACCAACGACACCGACCTGATCACCGCCCTGCTGGCCGGCCAGCGCGCCGCCGACGGCGAGCCGGTGACCGTGGAGCAGGCCGCGCACGTGGTCCTGCCCAAGGTCCAGGGCGCCTTCAGCCTCGTCTTCATGGACGAGAACACCCTCTACGCGGCCCGCGACCCGCAGGGCATCCGCCCGCTGGTCCTCGGCCGGCTGGAGCGCGGCTGGGTGGTCGCCTCCGAGTCCGCCGCCCTCGACATCTGCGGCGCGAGCTATGTGCGCGAGATCGAGCCGGGCGAGTTCGTCGCCATCGACGAGAACGGACTGCGAACGTCCCGATTCGCGGAAGCGAAGCCCAAGGGCTGCGTCTTCGAGTACGTGTACCTGGCCCGCCCCGACACCGACATCGCCGGCCGGAACGTCTACCTCTCGCGTGTCGAGATGGGCCGCCGTCTCGCCGCCGAGGCCCCGGCCGAGGCCGACCTGGTGATAGCGACGCCGGAGTCCGGCACCCCCGCCGCCATCGGCTACGCGGAGGCCTCCGGCATCCCGTTCGGCGCCGGCCTGGTCAAGAACGCGTACGTCGGCCGTACGTTCATCCAGCCCTCGCAGACCATCCGGCAGCTGGGCATCCGCCTGAAGCTGAACCCGCTCAAGGAAGTCATCAAGGGCAAGCGCCTGGTCGTGGTCGACGACTCGATCGTGCGCGGCAACACCCAGCGGGCCCTGGTCCGCATGCTCCGTGAGGCGGGCGCCGCCGAGGTCCACATCCGGATCTCCTCGCCGCCCGTGAAGTGGCCCTGCTTCTTCGGCATCGACTTCGCCACCCGCGCCGAGCTGATCGCCAACGGCATGACCATCGAGGAGATCGGCACCTCCCTGGGCGCCGACTCCCTGGCGTACATCTCCCTCGACGGCATGATCGAGGCGACCACCATCGCCAAGCCCAACCTGTGCCGCGCCTGCTTCGACGGCGAGTACCCGATGGAGCTGCCCGACCCCGAGCTCCTCGGCAAGCAGCTGTTGGAGACCGAGCTGGCCGCCGGCACCGCCGCCCCGGCCGCGGTCGACGCGATCCGCCGCCCGTAA
- the purM gene encoding phosphoribosylformylglycinamidine cyclo-ligase produces MSQNTGASYAAAGVDIEAGDRAVELMKEWVKKTRRPEVLGGIGGFAGLFDASALKNYERPLLASATDGVGTKVDIARRMGVYDSIGHDLVAMVMDDIVVCGAEPLFMTDYICVGKVHPERVAALVKGIAEGCVLAGCALVGGETAEHPGLLGPDDFDVAGAGTGVVEADRLLGADRIRSGDAVIAMASSGLHSNGYSLVRHVLLERAGLALDARIDELGRTLGEELLEPTKIYSLDCLALIRTTEVHAFSHVTGGGLAANLARVIPDGLHATVDRSTWTPAPVFDLVGRTGSVERLELEKTLNMGVGMIAIVPQESVDVALTTLADRGVDAWVAGEITERGDHTTGAALVGDYAN; encoded by the coding sequence ATGTCCCAGAACACTGGTGCCAGTTACGCAGCGGCGGGCGTCGACATCGAAGCGGGCGACCGCGCGGTCGAGCTGATGAAGGAGTGGGTGAAGAAGACCCGGCGCCCCGAGGTCCTCGGCGGCATCGGCGGATTCGCCGGCCTCTTCGACGCCTCCGCCCTGAAGAACTACGAGCGCCCGCTGCTCGCCTCCGCCACGGACGGCGTCGGCACCAAGGTCGACATCGCGCGCCGGATGGGCGTGTACGACTCCATCGGCCACGACCTGGTCGCGATGGTCATGGACGACATCGTGGTGTGCGGCGCCGAGCCGCTGTTCATGACCGACTACATCTGCGTCGGCAAGGTCCACCCCGAGCGCGTCGCCGCCCTCGTGAAGGGCATCGCGGAGGGCTGTGTGCTGGCCGGATGCGCCCTGGTGGGCGGCGAGACGGCCGAGCACCCGGGTCTGCTGGGTCCGGACGACTTCGACGTCGCCGGCGCCGGTACGGGCGTGGTGGAGGCCGACCGGCTGCTCGGCGCGGACCGCATCCGCTCGGGTGACGCGGTGATCGCCATGGCGTCCTCCGGGCTGCACTCCAACGGCTACTCGCTCGTCCGGCACGTGCTGCTGGAGCGGGCCGGTCTCGCCCTCGACGCCCGGATCGACGAGCTGGGCCGCACCCTCGGTGAGGAACTGCTGGAGCCCACCAAGATCTACTCGCTGGACTGCCTGGCGCTGATCCGCACCACCGAGGTGCACGCGTTCAGCCACGTCACCGGCGGTGGACTGGCGGCCAACCTGGCCCGGGTGATCCCCGACGGGCTGCACGCCACGGTGGACCGCTCCACCTGGACGCCCGCTCCGGTGTTCGACCTGGTCGGGCGGACCGGTTCGGTCGAGCGGCTGGAGCTGGAGAAGACGCTGAACATGGGCGTCGGCATGATCGCGATCGTGCCGCAGGAATCCGTCGACGTGGCGCTCACCACGCTGGCCGACCGCGGCGTGGACGCCTGGGTGGCCGGCGAGATCACCGAGCGCGGTGACCACACCACGGGTGCGGCTCTTGTCGGTGACTACGCGAACTGA
- a CDS encoding DUF3073 domain-containing protein, whose protein sequence is MGRGRAKAKQTKVARQLKYNSGGTDLSRLAEELGASTSNQSPNGDRFEDDEQDDDLYARYADLYEDDEEDEDGPSSQQRRGA, encoded by the coding sequence ATGGGGCGCGGCCGGGCCAAGGCCAAGCAGACGAAGGTCGCCCGCCAGCTGAAGTACAACAGCGGTGGGACTGACCTCTCACGCCTGGCCGAGGAGCTGGGCGCATCGACATCGAATCAGTCACCGAACGGTGACCGTTTCGAGGACGATGAGCAAGACGACGACCTGTACGCACGGTACGCCGACCTCTACGAGGACGACGAGGAGGACGAGGACGGCCCGTCCTCGCAACAGCGTCGCGGTGCCTGA
- a CDS encoding Glu/Leu/Phe/Val dehydrogenase dimerization domain-containing protein, translating to MTDVSDGVLHTLFRSDQGGHEQVVLCQDRASGLKAVIALHSTALGPALGGTRFYPYASEEEAVADALNLARGMSYKNAMAGLDHGGGKAVIIGDPERIKTEELLLAYGRFVASLGGRYVTACDVGTYVADMDVVARECRWTTGRSPENGGAGDSSVLTSYGVYQGMRAAAQHLWGDPSLRDRKVGIAGVGKVGHHLVEHLRAEGAEVVITDVREDAVRRILDRHPEGVSAVADTEALIRTEGLDVYAPCALGGALNDDTVPVLTAKVVCGAANNQLAHPGVEKDLADRGILYAPDYVVNAGGVIQVADELHGFDFDRCKAKASKIFDTTLAIFARAKEDGIPPAAAADRIAEQRMAEARPRR from the coding sequence GTGACCGACGTATCTGACGGCGTCCTGCACACCCTGTTCCGTTCGGACCAGGGCGGCCACGAACAAGTCGTGCTCTGCCAGGACCGTGCCAGCGGCCTCAAGGCCGTCATCGCCCTCCACTCCACCGCCCTGGGCCCCGCCCTGGGCGGCACGCGCTTCTACCCGTACGCCTCCGAGGAGGAGGCCGTCGCCGACGCGCTGAACCTGGCGCGCGGAATGTCGTACAAGAACGCCATGGCCGGTCTCGACCACGGCGGCGGCAAGGCCGTGATCATCGGCGACCCGGAGCGCATCAAGACCGAGGAACTGCTGCTGGCCTACGGCCGGTTCGTCGCCTCCCTCGGCGGCCGCTACGTCACCGCCTGCGACGTCGGCACCTATGTCGCCGACATGGACGTCGTCGCCCGGGAGTGCCGCTGGACCACCGGCCGCTCCCCCGAGAACGGCGGCGCGGGCGACTCCTCGGTGCTCACCTCCTACGGCGTCTACCAGGGCATGCGGGCCGCCGCCCAGCACCTGTGGGGCGACCCGTCGCTGCGGGACCGCAAGGTCGGCATCGCGGGCGTGGGCAAGGTCGGGCACCACCTGGTGGAGCACCTGCGGGCCGAGGGCGCCGAGGTCGTGATCACCGACGTGCGCGAGGACGCCGTCCGCCGGATCCTCGACCGGCACCCCGAGGGCGTGTCGGCGGTGGCCGACACCGAGGCGCTGATCCGCACCGAGGGCCTGGACGTCTACGCCCCGTGCGCGCTCGGCGGCGCCCTGAACGACGACACCGTGCCGGTGCTGACCGCCAAGGTGGTCTGCGGCGCGGCCAACAACCAGCTCGCCCACCCGGGCGTGGAGAAGGACCTCGCCGACCGCGGGATCCTCTACGCGCCGGACTACGTGGTGAACGCCGGCGGCGTGATCCAGGTCGCCGACGAGCTGCACGGCTTCGACTTCGACCGGTGCAAGGCGAAGGCGTCGAAGATCTTCGACACCACGCTCGCCATATTCGCACGTGCGAAGGAGGACGGTATTCCGCCGGCCGCCGCGGCCGACCGGATCGCCGAGCAGCGGATGGCGGAGGCGCGTCCGCGGCGGTGA
- the bldC gene encoding developmental transcriptional regulator BldC has protein sequence MTARTPDAEPLLTPAEVATMFRVDPKTVTRWAKAGKLTSIRTLGGHRRYREAEVRALLAGIPQQRSEA, from the coding sequence ATGACCGCTCGCACCCCTGATGCCGAGCCGCTGCTGACCCCCGCTGAGGTTGCCACCATGTTCCGCGTCGACCCGAAGACGGTCACGCGCTGGGCGAAGGCCGGCAAGCTCACGTCGATCCGCACGCTCGGCGGGCACCGCCGCTACCGCGAGGCCGAGGTCCGCGCACTGCTCGCGGGTATCCCGCAGCAGCGCAGCGAGGCCTGA
- a CDS encoding DUF6274 family protein: MAASARHETRALLRAHLAAASSYRHLTRHCPVCHRLQRLAMDSAPFDGAGAAEPSEPVEGPEEQAAVDPRSL, encoded by the coding sequence ATGGCGGCATCGGCCAGGCACGAGACGCGGGCCCTGCTCCGCGCGCACCTCGCGGCCGCGTCGTCGTACCGGCATCTCACCCGGCACTGCCCGGTCTGCCACCGCCTGCAGCGCCTGGCGATGGACTCCGCGCCCTTCGACGGCGCCGGGGCCGCCGAGCCGTCCGAACCGGTCGAGGGTCCGGAGGAACAAGCCGCCGTCGATCCACGTTCCCTCTAG
- the hrpA gene encoding ATP-dependent RNA helicase HrpA has protein sequence MSTHSAPALGSLASRLSELSLRDAHRLGRRLEGARKIRKPEARAAVLGEIEAEVAAAEERMAARRARVPEVRYPEQLPVSQKKDAIAEAIRDHQVVIVAGETGSGKTTQIPKICMELGRGVRGMIGHTQPRRIAARTVAERVAEELDTPLGEAVGWKVRFTDQVNPDATFIKLMTDGILLAEIQTDRELRAYDTIIIDEAHERSLNIDFLLGYLAQLLPKRPDLKVVITSATIDPERFSRHFDDAPIIEVSGRTYPVEVRYRPLLEEDSDDADRDQITAITDAVEELMAEGPGDILVFLSGEREIRDTADALTRKRYRSTEVLPLYARLSHAEQHRVFQPHGGRRIVLATNVAETSLTVPGIKYVIDPGFARISRYSHRTKVQRLPIEPISQASANQRKGRCGRTSDGICIRLYSEDDFLSRPEFTDAEILRTNLASVILQMTAAGLGEIEKFPFIDPPDHRNIRDGVQLLQELGALDPTQKDPRKRLTQTGRKLAQLPVDPRLARMVLEAERNGCVREVMVIAAALSIQDPRERPSDKQTQADQQHARFRDETSDFLAFLNLWRYIREQQKERGSSSFRRMCKQEYLNFLRIREWQDIYAQLRTVAKQMGMHLDDQDAPADRIHVSLLSGLLSHIGMKDVKESKDSGQGGRRDGGRNEYLGARNAKFAIFPGSALFKKPPRFVMSAELVETSRLWARVNAKIEPEWVEPLAEHLIKRTYSEPHWEKDQAAVMAYEKVTLYGVPIVAQRKVNYGRIDPELSRELFIRNALVEGDWRTHHKFFADNRKLLTEVEELEHRARRRDILVDDETLFDFYDQRIPEHVVSGAHFDSWWKHKRREQPDFLDFEREMLIRESADAVTKADYPDSWHQGPLKFRVTYQFEPGADADGVTVHIPLQVLNQVTDEGFDWQIPGLREEVVTELIRSLPKPIRRNYVPAPNYAKAFLERAVPLQEPLTVTMARELKRMVGVPFEADDFDWSRVPDHLKVTFRIVDERRRTLAEDKDLEALKLQLRPKARKALSQAAAATAQRRGGESLERRGLTDWTIGSLTRVFETRRAGQPVKAYPALVDDGDSVSVRLFDSEAEQAEAMWKGTRRLILLGIPVNPAKFASEKLTNPQKLALSANPHGSVQALFDDCAMAAADKLIADFGGPVWDEESYRKLFDKVRAEIVDTTVRAVGQVQQVLAAWQACERRLKGVRSPALLPNLQDVRTQLDGLVRPGFVTETGLRRLPDLMRYLVAADRRLQQMPTNVQRDTTRMAKVHEMQDEYAWLLEQMPQGRPVPQQVRDIRWMIEELRVSYFAHALGTAYPVSDKRIVKAIDAAAP, from the coding sequence ATGTCTACGCACTCTGCCCCCGCCCTCGGCTCCCTCGCCTCCCGCCTCTCCGAACTGTCGCTGCGCGATGCGCACCGGCTCGGGCGGCGGCTGGAGGGCGCCCGCAAGATCCGTAAGCCGGAGGCGCGTGCCGCCGTGCTCGGTGAGATCGAGGCGGAGGTCGCCGCGGCCGAGGAGCGGATGGCGGCGCGCCGGGCCAGGGTGCCGGAGGTCAGGTATCCCGAGCAGCTGCCCGTCAGCCAGAAGAAGGACGCCATCGCCGAGGCCATCCGTGATCACCAGGTGGTGATCGTGGCCGGTGAGACGGGCTCCGGCAAGACCACGCAGATCCCGAAGATCTGCATGGAGCTGGGCCGGGGCGTCCGCGGCATGATCGGGCACACCCAGCCCCGGCGGATCGCGGCCCGCACGGTGGCCGAGCGCGTCGCCGAGGAGCTGGACACCCCGCTCGGCGAGGCCGTCGGCTGGAAGGTCCGCTTCACCGACCAGGTGAACCCGGACGCCACGTTCATCAAGCTGATGACGGACGGCATCCTCCTCGCGGAGATCCAGACCGACCGCGAACTGCGCGCCTACGACACGATCATCATCGACGAGGCGCACGAGCGGTCGCTGAACATCGACTTCCTGCTCGGCTATCTCGCACAGCTGCTGCCGAAGCGTCCCGACCTCAAGGTCGTCATCACCTCGGCGACCATCGACCCCGAGCGCTTCTCCCGGCACTTCGACGACGCCCCGATCATCGAGGTCAGCGGGCGCACGTATCCGGTGGAGGTGCGGTACCGGCCGCTGCTGGAGGAGGACTCCGACGACGCCGACCGGGACCAGATCACCGCGATCACCGACGCCGTCGAGGAGCTGATGGCGGAGGGACCCGGCGACATCCTGGTGTTCCTCTCCGGTGAGCGGGAGATCCGGGACACCGCGGACGCGCTGACCAGGAAGCGGTACCGTTCCACCGAGGTGCTGCCGCTGTACGCCCGGCTGTCGCACGCCGAACAGCACCGGGTGTTCCAGCCGCACGGCGGCCGCCGGATCGTGCTGGCGACCAACGTGGCCGAGACCTCCCTCACCGTCCCCGGCATCAAGTACGTCATCGACCCGGGCTTCGCCCGCATCTCGCGCTACAGCCACCGCACCAAGGTGCAGCGGCTGCCGATCGAGCCGATCTCGCAGGCCAGCGCCAACCAGCGCAAGGGCCGCTGCGGCCGTACCTCGGACGGCATCTGCATCCGGCTGTACAGCGAGGACGACTTCCTGTCCCGTCCGGAGTTCACCGACGCGGAGATCCTGCGGACCAACCTCGCCTCGGTCATCCTCCAGATGACGGCCGCCGGCCTGGGCGAGATCGAGAAGTTCCCCTTCATCGACCCGCCGGACCACCGCAACATCCGCGACGGCGTCCAGCTGCTCCAGGAGCTCGGTGCGCTGGACCCCACGCAGAAGGACCCGCGCAAGCGCCTCACGCAGACCGGCCGGAAGCTGGCCCAGCTGCCGGTGGACCCCCGGCTGGCGCGCATGGTGCTGGAGGCCGAGCGCAACGGCTGCGTCCGCGAGGTCATGGTCATCGCGGCCGCCCTGTCGATCCAGGACCCGCGCGAGCGGCCCTCCGACAAGCAGACGCAGGCCGACCAGCAGCACGCCCGGTTCCGTGACGAGACCAGCGACTTCCTCGCCTTCCTCAACCTGTGGCGGTACATCCGCGAGCAGCAGAAGGAGCGCGGTTCGTCGTCGTTCCGGCGGATGTGCAAGCAGGAGTACCTGAACTTCCTGCGGATCCGCGAGTGGCAGGACATCTACGCCCAGCTGCGGACCGTCGCCAAGCAGATGGGCATGCACCTCGACGACCAGGACGCCCCCGCCGACCGCATCCACGTCTCGCTGCTGTCCGGGCTGCTCTCGCACATCGGCATGAAGGACGTGAAGGAGTCCAAGGACTCCGGACAGGGCGGCCGGCGCGACGGCGGACGCAACGAGTATCTCGGCGCGCGCAACGCCAAGTTCGCCATCTTCCCGGGCTCCGCCCTGTTCAAGAAGCCGCCGCGGTTCGTGATGTCGGCGGAGCTGGTGGAGACGTCCCGGCTGTGGGCGCGGGTCAACGCGAAGATCGAGCCGGAATGGGTGGAGCCGCTCGCGGAGCACCTGATCAAGCGCACCTACAGCGAGCCGCACTGGGAGAAGGACCAGGCGGCCGTGATGGCGTACGAGAAGGTCACGCTGTACGGCGTGCCGATCGTGGCGCAGCGGAAGGTGAACTACGGCCGGATCGACCCGGAGCTGTCCCGCGAGCTGTTCATCCGCAACGCCCTGGTCGAGGGCGACTGGCGCACGCACCACAAGTTCTTCGCGGACAACCGCAAACTGCTGACCGAGGTCGAGGAGCTGGAGCACCGGGCGCGGCGCCGGGACATCCTGGTCGACGACGAGACCCTCTTCGACTTCTACGACCAGCGGATCCCCGAGCACGTGGTGTCGGGGGCGCACTTCGACTCGTGGTGGAAGCACAAGCGGCGCGAGCAGCCCGACTTCCTCGACTTCGAGCGGGAGATGCTGATCCGTGAGTCGGCGGACGCGGTCACCAAGGCCGACTACCCCGACTCCTGGCACCAGGGCCCGCTCAAGTTCCGTGTGACGTACCAGTTCGAGCCCGGGGCGGACGCGGACGGCGTCACCGTCCACATCCCGCTCCAGGTGCTGAACCAGGTCACGGACGAGGGCTTCGACTGGCAGATCCCGGGTCTGCGGGAAGAGGTCGTCACCGAGCTGATCCGCTCCCTGCCCAAGCCGATCCGGCGCAACTACGTCCCCGCGCCGAACTACGCGAAGGCGTTCCTGGAGCGCGCGGTGCCGCTGCAGGAGCCGCTGACCGTCACGATGGCCCGCGAGCTGAAGCGGATGGTCGGCGTGCCGTTCGAGGCGGACGACTTCGACTGGTCCCGCGTCCCGGACCACTTGAAGGTGACGTTCCGGATCGTCGACGAGCGGCGCCGCACGCTCGCCGAGGACAAGGACCTGGAGGCGCTCAAGCTCCAGCTGCGGCCCAAGGCGCGCAAGGCGCTGTCGCAGGCGGCCGCCGCCACGGCGCAGCGCCGGGGCGGGGAGTCGCTGGAGCGCAGGGGACTGACGGACTGGACGATCGGTTCGCTCACCCGGGTGTTCGAGACCCGTCGGGCCGGCCAGCCGGTGAAGGCGTACCCGGCGCTGGTGGACGACGGCGACTCGGTGTCGGTGCGGCTGTTCGACTCGGAGGCCGAGCAGGCGGAGGCGATGTGGAAGGGCACCCGGCGGCTGATCCTGCTGGGCATCCCGGTCAACCCCGCGAAGTTCGCTTCCGAAAAGCTGACCAACCCTCAGAAGCTCGCCCTGTCCGCCAATCCGCACGGCTCGGTGCAGGCGCTGTTCGACGACTGCGCCATGGCCGCGGCGGACAAGCTGATCGCGGACTTCGGCGGCCCGGTGTGGGACGAGGAGTCGTACCGGAAGCTGTTCGACAAGGTGCGCGCGGAGATCGTCGACACGACGGTCCGGGCGGTCGGCCAGGTCCAGCAGGTGCTGGCCGCCTGGCAGGCCTGTGAGCGCCGCCTGAAGGGCGTCCGCAGCCCCGCGCTGCTGCCGAACCTCCAGGACGTCCGCACGCAGCTCGACGGGCTGGTGCGGCCGGGCTTCGTGACGGAGACGGGGCTGCGCCGACTGCCCGACCTGATGCGGTACCTGGTGGCCGCGGACCGCCGGCTCCAGCAGATGCCGACGAACGTGCAGCGGGACACCACGCGCATGGCGAAGGTCCACGAGATGCAGGACGAGTACGCCTGGCTGCTGGAACAGATGCCGCAGGGGCGGCCGGTGCCGCAGCAGGTGCGGGACATCCGCTGGATGATCGAGGAGCTGCGGGTCAGCTACTTCGCCCACGCCCTGGGCACGGCGTACCCGGTGTCGGACAAGCGGATCGTGAAGGCGATCGACGCCGCGGCGCCGTGA